From Streptomyces sp. Edi4, one genomic window encodes:
- a CDS encoding (2Fe-2S)-binding protein, producing MTPGPVAGAVIASEVSALGPFFALDAHPAAAPPAAPWQQMSAAAIGDRVSAVRDRLATAGGQRPDAVEARVAASVTHLGLAARLVSPALAAFVLRGASLTFALTEVYWQPVLGGPVPVSLPDTGFASTPAGPESLAAVIEGPLAELAAAIGPFALSPHILRGNLASALNGAATMIAAARPALGARGRAAVAHLLAGPALRGSATTSAKGAFRRRSCCLIYRAAPDRRGALCGDCALTRVAGRAPAPS from the coding sequence GTGACGCCCGGGCCGGTGGCCGGCGCGGTGATCGCTTCCGAGGTCAGCGCGCTCGGGCCGTTCTTCGCCCTCGACGCCCACCCCGCGGCCGCGCCGCCGGCCGCGCCTTGGCAGCAGATGTCCGCCGCGGCGATCGGGGATCGTGTGTCGGCCGTACGGGATCGGCTAGCCACGGCCGGCGGGCAGCGGCCCGACGCGGTCGAGGCGCGTGTGGCCGCGTCCGTGACCCATCTCGGTCTGGCCGCGCGGCTGGTGTCACCCGCGCTCGCCGCCTTCGTCCTGCGCGGAGCTTCCCTGACGTTCGCCCTCACGGAGGTGTACTGGCAGCCGGTCCTCGGCGGCCCCGTCCCCGTGTCCCTGCCGGACACGGGGTTCGCCTCCACTCCCGCCGGACCGGAGAGCCTGGCAGCCGTCATCGAGGGCCCGCTCGCCGAACTCGCCGCCGCCATAGGGCCGTTCGCGCTCTCCCCGCACATCCTGCGGGGCAATCTCGCCTCGGCGCTCAACGGCGCCGCGACCATGATCGCCGCCGCCCGGCCCGCCCTCGGCGCACGCGGCCGCGCCGCCGTCGCACATCTCCTGGCGGGGCCCGCCCTTCGCGGCAGCGCCACGACTTCCGCCAAGGGGGCGTTCCGGCGCAGGAGTTGCTGCCTGATCTACCGGGCCGCCCCGGACCGCAGGGGCGCGCTCTGCGGCGACTGCGCCCTCACCCGCGTCGCCGGCCGGGCCCCCGCCCCCTCCTAG
- a CDS encoding toxin-antitoxin system, toxin component, with product MSTTPKAMRRFSAQLVRNLQPPSEDEDVVLAIARAPSLERGRPVRLRAMAFPPATASGLWVGRGSHDLIVYEANTEPENQLVIIGHEVWHMFQGHGSYAADHAAAASRAGANEAAGAPAHLVASLVEEAEADPSLDVRMDIALHCAARADDSELHEEVEAELFGFRFATDVQTALARARAPLDPHQHAGRIQASMAHRFPQG from the coding sequence ATGAGTACGACACCGAAGGCGATGCGACGGTTCAGTGCCCAGCTCGTCCGAAACCTCCAGCCGCCGAGCGAGGATGAGGATGTCGTCCTCGCCATAGCCCGAGCCCCCAGCCTGGAACGAGGCCGGCCGGTCCGCCTGCGCGCCATGGCCTTTCCTCCCGCGACGGCCAGCGGACTGTGGGTGGGACGCGGCAGCCACGACCTGATCGTCTACGAGGCCAACACCGAACCCGAGAACCAACTCGTGATCATTGGCCACGAGGTGTGGCACATGTTCCAGGGCCATGGCAGCTACGCCGCCGACCATGCCGCTGCCGCCTCACGAGCCGGCGCGAACGAAGCCGCGGGCGCGCCGGCGCACCTCGTGGCTTCCCTTGTCGAGGAAGCCGAAGCCGACCCGTCTCTCGACGTGCGGATGGACATCGCGCTCCACTGCGCCGCCCGCGCCGATGACAGTGAGCTGCACGAAGAAGTCGAAGCGGAGCTCTTCGGATTCCGGTTCGCCACGGACGTACAAACCGCTCTGGCGCGAGCCCGCGCTCCTCTTGATCCGCACCAACACGCCGGGCGCATCCAGGCCTCCATGGCACACCGTTTCCCTCAGGGCTGA
- a CDS encoding FAD-dependent monooxygenase, protein MSEAVHEAPVRAVVIGGSIAGMLAAAAVKAHVDSVRIIEAHELPSNPGPRTGVPQAAHIHFLQTGGIEAINALLPGTIDRLLAAGAHRIPVTTNMVICSPEGWYRRWRRATHHLITASRDLIDFIVREQVLKDPRVSVRTHTRAVGLLGDHRGVTGIRVRAAEGPESDLHADLVIDASGRATRTPQWLTRLGITGLTQDDVNFGLAYASRMYRAPVPTEGWPVIGVQGDPGLPRPATAGGILPIEGDRWHVSLMGAPGAHPTRDTDAFEPFARTLRHPLLAELLTHAEPLTDVSLTHSTANRRYYYERLRTWPTGFLALGDSVAAFNPVYGQGISVAAQGAVALRDLLSGGLAPDLARRAQRAISRPIDSAWALATGQDIHFSTTAGKGPNLADHLLHGYVSRLSRTSTGSFHAATALTDVLSLQAPPTTLVTPGVLLSALLGPLRPPLKGPQFTPAERALLKSLGQPSQALG, encoded by the coding sequence ATGAGTGAAGCCGTGCACGAGGCGCCTGTCCGCGCCGTCGTCATCGGGGGCAGCATCGCCGGCATGCTGGCCGCGGCCGCCGTCAAGGCGCACGTGGATTCTGTTCGGATCATCGAGGCCCACGAGCTGCCCTCAAACCCCGGACCACGCACGGGGGTTCCCCAGGCCGCCCACATCCATTTCCTGCAAACCGGTGGGATTGAAGCCATCAACGCGCTCCTCCCCGGCACCATCGACCGGCTGCTCGCCGCAGGCGCCCACCGCATCCCCGTGACCACGAACATGGTCATCTGCTCCCCGGAGGGCTGGTACCGCCGCTGGCGACGAGCCACTCACCACCTGATCACCGCGAGCCGCGACCTGATCGACTTCATCGTCCGCGAGCAGGTCCTGAAGGACCCCAGGGTCAGCGTGCGCACGCACACCAGGGCCGTCGGGCTGCTCGGCGACCATCGCGGTGTCACGGGCATACGGGTCCGCGCCGCCGAGGGCCCAGAATCCGACCTCCACGCCGATCTGGTCATCGATGCCTCCGGCCGGGCGACCCGCACGCCCCAGTGGCTCACCCGTCTGGGCATCACTGGACTCACGCAGGACGACGTCAACTTCGGTCTGGCGTACGCCAGTCGGATGTATCGCGCACCCGTGCCGACCGAGGGATGGCCCGTGATCGGCGTGCAGGGCGACCCGGGTCTGCCCCGGCCCGCGACGGCCGGTGGCATTCTGCCCATCGAAGGGGACCGGTGGCACGTCAGCCTGATGGGCGCTCCCGGCGCGCACCCCACGCGTGACACGGACGCCTTCGAACCCTTCGCCCGTACGCTGCGCCACCCGCTGCTCGCCGAGCTCCTGACACACGCGGAACCCCTCACCGACGTCAGCCTCACCCACAGCACCGCCAACCGGCGCTACTACTACGAACGCCTGCGCACCTGGCCCACGGGGTTCTTAGCCCTCGGGGACTCGGTCGCAGCCTTCAACCCCGTGTACGGGCAGGGCATTTCGGTGGCGGCGCAGGGCGCCGTCGCCCTGCGCGACCTGCTCTCGGGCGGCCTCGCCCCGGATCTCGCTCGCAGAGCCCAGCGCGCCATCAGCCGCCCTATCGACAGTGCGTGGGCCCTCGCCACCGGACAGGACATCCACTTCTCCACCACGGCTGGCAAGGGCCCGAACCTCGCCGATCACCTCCTGCACGGCTACGTCAGCCGACTGTCCCGCACCTCGACGGGCTCCTTCCACGCCGCCACGGCCCTGACCGACGTCCTCTCCCTCCAGGCCCCGCCCACCACACTCGTCACCCCGGGCGTTCTCCTGTCAGCCCTCCTCGGCCCCCTCCGCCCACCCCTCAAAGGCCCCCAGTTCACCCCAGCCGAACGCGCCCTTCTCAAGAGCCTGGGACAACCTTCACAAGCCCTTGGATAG
- a CDS encoding GAF and ANTAR domain-containing protein: MNERLLAKTFVELADNLVADFDLIDFLRLLTDRCVGMLGASAAGVLLADRDGELRVMAASDEQVRLLELFQLQNDEGPCLDCYRTGTPTSVPDLRGESDRWPRFTTQAGLHGFGAVQALPMRLRDEVVGALNLFYTDPGPFDPDGTSIAQALADVATISLLQQRSTHRSTVLNEQLQHALNSRVLIEQAKGKLAERHGIDMEQAFTALRGYARAHNRRLSDIARVFVNDSEPLVGLGA, encoded by the coding sequence ATGAATGAGCGACTCCTGGCCAAAACCTTCGTCGAGCTGGCGGACAACCTGGTCGCCGACTTCGACCTGATCGACTTCCTGCGCCTGCTCACCGACCGCTGCGTCGGCATGCTCGGTGCCAGCGCCGCAGGTGTCCTGCTCGCGGACCGCGACGGCGAACTCCGCGTCATGGCCGCCTCCGACGAACAAGTACGCCTCCTTGAACTCTTCCAGCTCCAGAACGACGAAGGCCCCTGCCTGGACTGCTACCGCACCGGAACACCCACGAGCGTCCCCGATCTGCGCGGGGAGTCCGACCGCTGGCCGCGCTTCACCACGCAGGCAGGCCTCCATGGATTCGGGGCGGTCCAGGCCCTCCCCATGCGTCTGCGCGACGAAGTCGTCGGCGCCCTCAACCTCTTCTACACCGACCCCGGGCCCTTCGACCCGGACGGCACCTCCATTGCCCAGGCCCTGGCCGACGTCGCCACCATCAGTCTTCTCCAACAACGCTCGACCCACCGCAGCACCGTCCTCAACGAGCAGCTCCAGCACGCCCTCAACAGCCGCGTCCTGATCGAACAGGCCAAAGGCAAACTCGCCGAACGCCACGGCATCGACATGGAGCAGGCGTTCACCGCCCTGCGCGGCTACGCCCGGGCCCACAACCGCCGGCTGTCCGACATCGCCCGAGTCTTCGTCAACGACTCCGAGCCCCTGGTCGGACTGGGCGCCTGA
- a CDS encoding GAF and ANTAR domain-containing protein, translating to MTPHSRSSRIQALVARQAALRDAQVGVVDVCTAAVATLPVDGAGLSAMFADTASHPLCSTDEISARLEELQLTLGEGPCVDAFAHGSAILTPDLLTSELQDCWPVFADAALEAGARAVFSLPLQIGAISPGVLDLYADVPVQLGPDALADAQAFADTATLLLLDARIPRIDQSGDTGPVGSCDDLGAYRAEIDQATGVLTVQLGVGIEEAFIRLRAHAFAHGHRLADVASDIVSHRLRFSPGMEPKRTEEGR from the coding sequence GTGACGCCCCACAGCCGGTCGTCCCGGATCCAGGCGCTCGTCGCCCGACAGGCGGCCCTGCGCGATGCCCAGGTCGGGGTCGTGGACGTGTGCACCGCCGCGGTCGCCACGCTGCCGGTCGACGGCGCCGGCCTGTCCGCGATGTTCGCGGACACGGCCAGCCATCCACTGTGCAGCACCGACGAGATCAGCGCACGGCTTGAGGAACTCCAGCTCACCCTGGGCGAGGGGCCGTGCGTGGATGCCTTCGCCCACGGTTCGGCGATCCTGACGCCCGACCTGCTCACGAGTGAACTCCAGGACTGCTGGCCGGTGTTCGCCGACGCCGCCCTGGAGGCGGGCGCGCGGGCGGTCTTCTCGCTCCCCTTGCAGATCGGGGCGATCAGTCCGGGGGTCCTTGACCTGTACGCCGACGTGCCGGTCCAGCTGGGACCCGACGCGCTCGCCGACGCCCAGGCCTTCGCCGACACCGCGACGCTGCTCCTGCTCGATGCCCGGATCCCCCGGATCGACCAGTCCGGCGATACGGGGCCGGTGGGGAGTTGTGACGACCTGGGCGCGTACCGGGCCGAGATCGACCAGGCCACCGGCGTGCTCACGGTTCAGCTCGGCGTCGGGATCGAGGAGGCGTTCATCCGGCTGCGCGCGCACGCCTTCGCCCACGGACACCGGCTCGCCGACGTGGCCTCCGACATAGTCTCCCACCGCCTGCGCTTCTCCCCGGGCATGGAGCCGAAGCGGACCGAGGAGGGCCGATGA
- a CDS encoding STAS domain-containing protein — MPLPQLNIYRHDRRQRSLITLAGEIDLETVPQVREALEQCLRDGIRTIDVDLTPLTFCDVSGLNAFLWAARRTASLGGCLLLHYPPPTLAWMARVTSTEFLFLEGTFGQQSPPPGDGPLTATPVSPPTACRGALRRLASSGPAVTGGGM; from the coding sequence ATGCCCCTGCCCCAGCTGAACATCTACCGCCACGACAGAAGGCAACGGTCGCTGATCACCCTGGCAGGCGAGATCGACCTGGAGACCGTCCCGCAGGTACGCGAGGCCCTGGAACAGTGCCTGCGCGACGGTATCCGTACGATCGACGTCGACCTCACCCCGCTCACCTTCTGCGACGTGAGCGGGCTCAACGCCTTCCTCTGGGCGGCGCGGCGGACCGCCTCGCTCGGCGGATGCCTGCTGCTGCACTATCCGCCACCCACGCTGGCCTGGATGGCCAGGGTCACGAGCACCGAATTCCTCTTCCTTGAGGGTACGTTCGGCCAACAATCCCCTCCTCCCGGGGACGGCCCCCTCACCGCGACACCGGTTTCGCCGCCGACAGCCTGCCGCGGAGCACTGCGCCGGCTCGCGTCCTCGGGGCCCGCCGTCACGGGTGGTGGGATGTGA
- a CDS encoding STAS domain-containing protein, which translates to MCLMRGSTVVEMYGEIDLTTATAAQAPLDVASAQPGARLIVDLRAVVFFDCAALTLLHRAHRRVRECGGALGVVCVRPWHRKVLAAGGVAALVPMFVTVHEALAVTRSD; encoded by the coding sequence ATGTGTCTGATGCGGGGATCCACCGTGGTCGAGATGTACGGAGAGATCGATCTGACCACCGCTACGGCAGCCCAGGCGCCCCTCGATGTCGCGTCTGCCCAGCCGGGAGCCCGGCTGATCGTGGATTTGCGGGCGGTGGTCTTTTTCGACTGCGCCGCCCTGACACTGCTGCACAGGGCGCACCGGCGGGTGCGCGAGTGCGGTGGCGCGCTGGGGGTGGTCTGTGTTCGGCCCTGGCACCGGAAGGTCCTCGCCGCAGGCGGTGTCGCCGCCCTGGTGCCGATGTTCGTCACGGTGCACGAAGCGCTCGCCGTGACCCGGTCCGACTGA
- a CDS encoding chemotaxis protein CheB has product MATEQYAAERYDIVAVASSAGGIHGLGVLLSALGTDFPVPVLIVQHLDPRHRTVIADVLARRMSLPVKLAEDGEHAEPGVVYVAPPDRHLLVGPEGALSLSRTGLVHFLRPSADLLFESVAGAYGPRAIACVLTGTGSDGAMGVDAVKARGGTVIAQDPETAEFKGMPEAAVGTGAVDFVLPLEEIAAVVRGLVEIKRQ; this is encoded by the coding sequence GTGGCAACAGAACAGTACGCGGCGGAGCGGTACGACATCGTTGCCGTCGCGTCCTCAGCCGGGGGTATCCATGGTCTCGGTGTGCTTCTGAGCGCGCTCGGAACCGATTTTCCCGTACCCGTGCTGATCGTCCAGCACCTCGATCCGCGGCACAGGACCGTCATCGCCGACGTGCTGGCCCGTCGGATGTCACTGCCCGTCAAGCTGGCGGAGGACGGCGAGCACGCGGAGCCTGGGGTCGTCTATGTGGCCCCGCCCGACCGGCACCTCCTCGTAGGGCCGGAAGGCGCCTTGTCATTGTCCCGGACTGGACTCGTACACTTCCTGCGTCCCTCCGCCGACCTCCTTTTCGAATCGGTGGCCGGCGCCTATGGGCCGCGAGCCATCGCCTGTGTGCTGACCGGTACCGGCAGCGACGGCGCGATGGGGGTGGACGCGGTGAAGGCGCGGGGCGGCACGGTGATCGCCCAGGATCCCGAGACCGCGGAGTTCAAGGGGATGCCCGAGGCGGCGGTGGGGACGGGCGCGGTTGACTTCGTGCTGCCCCTCGAGGAGATCGCCGCGGTCGTCCGTGGACTAGTCGAGATCAAGAGGCAATGA
- a CDS encoding CheR family methyltransferase translates to MSEPSATETDQSLEDLLRFIRDARGFDFTGYKRSTLSRRIRKRMGDAGVHDYADYQDLLETDADEFRTLFNTILINVTSVFRDAEAWALLQREVVPEVIANVAAEDEIRVWSAGCSSGEEAYSLAIMFAEALGLDESLNRVKIYATDVDEEALRQARAGLYPAKSLESLSPELRDKYFEPSGTQYLFRPDLRRRVIFGRHDITRDAPISRLDLLVCRNTLMYFNVEAQSQIIDRFHFALRESGFLFLGKAEMLLNDGDRFEAISIRQRIFRRRPGESSPPYTAAPLKIRAGVGVEIQAATRVRQLRDLILDATPGAAVALDAEGVVVMINSQARSHFGLTAHDVGRPFQDLELSYRPTELRSLIDQATHERRTLRVHGAKRRMGDELQYFDILIQPISSGPGLPVAINVTFTDVTLATQLKAEVKRVREELETAYEELQSTNEELEATNEELQSSIEELETTNEELQSTNEELEATNEELQSGNEELETMNDEMRLRTDDLDEARAFLEGVVGSIAAGVVVLSAGMKVKSWNRGAADLWGLRADEVQDVHFFDLDFGLPASELRDVIQQCVASGKRAGPVSVPAVNRIGRSINCAVVCSPFDGHNGGVVLLMEDIGNEGQRVTREAVR, encoded by the coding sequence ATGAGCGAGCCGTCCGCGACCGAGACGGATCAAAGCCTGGAGGACCTGCTCCGCTTCATCCGCGATGCCCGCGGGTTCGACTTCACCGGTTACAAGCGCTCCACGCTCAGCCGTCGGATCCGCAAGCGGATGGGCGATGCCGGAGTCCACGACTACGCGGACTACCAGGACCTTCTGGAGACCGACGCGGATGAATTCCGCACCCTGTTCAACACCATTCTCATCAACGTCACTTCGGTCTTCCGTGACGCGGAAGCATGGGCTCTGCTCCAGCGCGAGGTCGTGCCGGAGGTGATCGCCAACGTCGCCGCCGAGGACGAGATCCGGGTGTGGAGCGCCGGTTGTTCCAGTGGTGAGGAGGCGTACTCGCTTGCGATCATGTTCGCGGAGGCACTGGGTCTCGACGAAAGCCTGAACCGCGTCAAGATCTACGCCACGGACGTCGACGAGGAGGCGTTGCGCCAGGCTCGCGCGGGGCTGTACCCGGCCAAGTCCCTGGAATCGCTCTCGCCGGAGCTGCGTGACAAGTACTTCGAACCGAGCGGTACCCAGTACCTCTTCCGTCCCGACCTGCGGCGGCGGGTGATCTTCGGGCGGCACGACATCACGCGCGACGCCCCGATCTCCCGGCTCGACCTGCTCGTGTGCCGCAACACGCTCATGTACTTCAACGTGGAAGCGCAGAGTCAGATCATCGACCGTTTCCACTTCGCCCTGCGCGAGAGCGGCTTCCTCTTCCTCGGCAAGGCCGAGATGCTACTGAACGATGGCGATCGGTTCGAGGCGATCAGTATCCGCCAGCGGATCTTCCGCCGGCGCCCCGGCGAGAGCAGTCCGCCGTACACCGCGGCGCCGCTGAAGATCAGGGCCGGCGTGGGCGTGGAGATACAGGCGGCGACCCGCGTCCGGCAGCTGCGCGACCTGATCCTCGACGCGACTCCCGGTGCGGCCGTGGCCCTGGACGCCGAGGGCGTCGTCGTGATGATCAACAGTCAGGCGCGCTCCCACTTCGGCCTCACGGCCCACGATGTGGGCCGTCCCTTCCAGGACCTGGAACTCTCCTACCGGCCCACTGAGCTCCGTTCCCTGATCGACCAGGCCACGCACGAGCGCCGGACGCTGCGGGTGCACGGCGCGAAGCGGCGCATGGGGGACGAGCTCCAGTACTTCGACATCCTCATCCAGCCGATCTCCAGCGGCCCTGGTCTGCCGGTCGCCATCAACGTCACGTTCACCGACGTCACGCTCGCCACCCAGCTCAAGGCAGAGGTCAAGCGCGTCCGCGAGGAGCTGGAGACCGCGTACGAGGAACTTCAGTCGACGAATGAGGAGTTGGAGGCCACCAACGAGGAACTTCAGTCGAGTATTGAGGAGCTGGAGACCACGAACGAGGAACTTCAGTCGACGAATGAGGAGTTGGAGGCCACCAACGAGGAACTTCAGTCGGGCAATGAAGAGCTGGAGACCATGAACGACGAGATGCGGCTGCGTACCGACGATCTCGACGAGGCGAGGGCGTTCCTGGAGGGCGTGGTCGGCAGCATCGCGGCAGGCGTGGTGGTGCTGTCCGCGGGCATGAAGGTGAAGAGCTGGAACCGGGGGGCGGCCGACCTTTGGGGGCTGCGCGCGGACGAAGTACAGGATGTGCACTTCTTCGATCTCGACTTCGGGCTGCCCGCCTCCGAACTGCGCGACGTCATCCAGCAGTGCGTCGCATCGGGCAAACGGGCGGGGCCGGTAAGTGTTCCCGCCGTCAATCGCATTGGCAGAAGCATCAACTGCGCCGTGGTCTGCTCCCCTTTCGACGGCCACAACGGAGGCGTCGTCCTCCTGATGGAAGACATCGGGAACGAGGGTCAGCGGGTGACGCGGGAAGCCGTACGCTGA
- a CDS encoding GAF and ANTAR domain-containing protein, translating into MTAQSGSPHSADGQIAVALRRAALAAERAARQRVSAERHERLAGETGREFHVAMATRHRRVAERHLIVAQLQKKYADGLADRSAGSGPRHLFMATVAETCGTSSAALTLVGADMAQLALAASDQLARNAQDLEFVLSIGPARDAAETRRTVRASGLAMEERWPGYGARLAELGLASVIALPLKSQAGCLGALTVFDPRPGLAESGVFGKVADALAESMLLGPDADPGLYGETDHRAVVHQAAGVLSEQIHCSLDNALSLIKARAFSRGEPPESVARRIVSGDLKLHY; encoded by the coding sequence ATGACCGCACAGAGCGGGAGTCCACACTCGGCGGACGGGCAGATCGCCGTCGCGCTGCGGCGGGCCGCTCTCGCCGCCGAGCGCGCGGCGCGCCAGCGGGTGTCCGCCGAGCGGCACGAGCGGCTGGCGGGGGAGACGGGACGCGAGTTCCATGTGGCCATGGCGACGAGGCACCGCAGGGTCGCCGAGCGTCATCTCATCGTGGCACAGCTCCAGAAGAAGTACGCCGATGGACTGGCGGACCGGTCGGCGGGGAGCGGCCCGCGCCATCTGTTCATGGCGACGGTCGCGGAGACGTGCGGTACCTCCAGTGCCGCTCTCACTCTGGTCGGGGCCGACATGGCCCAGCTCGCGTTGGCCGCGTCCGACCAACTCGCCCGCAACGCACAGGACTTGGAGTTCGTACTCAGCATCGGGCCGGCCCGGGACGCCGCCGAGACCCGTCGGACGGTACGCGCCTCGGGACTCGCGATGGAGGAGCGCTGGCCCGGTTATGGCGCACGTCTCGCCGAACTGGGCCTCGCCTCGGTGATCGCACTGCCGCTGAAGTCGCAGGCCGGTTGCCTCGGGGCGCTCACGGTCTTCGATCCCCGGCCCGGCCTCGCCGAGTCCGGGGTCTTCGGCAAGGTGGCCGATGCCCTGGCGGAGAGCATGCTCCTCGGCCCCGATGCCGACCCCGGTCTGTACGGCGAGACGGACCACCGGGCCGTGGTGCACCAAGCTGCCGGGGTGCTGTCCGAGCAGATCCACTGCTCGCTCGACAACGCGCTGTCGCTCATCAAGGCGCGGGCCTTCAGCCGGGGAGAGCCCCCGGAGTCGGTGGCGCGCCGCATTGTGTCCGGAGATCTGAAGCTCCACTACTGA
- a CDS encoding GAF and ANTAR domain-containing protein → MLAQSWGDAFDTADFLTTLAHRSVELLGAGAAGAVLVATDAHRGVRAGASDPGVRRLELDAADWQEGPGHDCLRAGEPLPDIAFQETRTRLRWPQYSARARALGFTGVAALPLRWQDEPVGALVLLRGKSVPLSMDALAIGQSLADAAAIALVRERELARSRTLASQLEHALTSRIVIEQAKGVLATRMGLPMDTVFDLLRRYTRSRHLRIADVARDVVEGRPVPDWPDPWRPSAGDEL, encoded by the coding sequence ATGCTCGCCCAGTCCTGGGGCGACGCCTTCGACACCGCGGACTTCCTGACCACGCTGGCGCACCGCAGCGTCGAATTGCTGGGAGCCGGCGCAGCGGGGGCGGTGCTCGTCGCCACCGACGCGCACAGAGGCGTCCGGGCGGGAGCCTCGGATCCGGGGGTGCGACGGCTGGAACTGGACGCGGCCGACTGGCAGGAGGGGCCCGGCCACGACTGTCTCCGTGCGGGCGAGCCCCTGCCCGACATCGCTTTCCAAGAGACACGGACCCGGCTGCGCTGGCCGCAGTACTCCGCACGAGCACGGGCGCTGGGGTTCACCGGCGTCGCGGCGCTGCCCCTGCGATGGCAGGACGAGCCGGTGGGTGCACTCGTTCTGCTGCGCGGCAAGTCGGTCCCGCTGTCCATGGACGCCCTCGCCATAGGACAGTCCCTGGCCGACGCTGCCGCGATCGCCCTCGTGCGGGAACGGGAGCTGGCCAGGAGCCGCACCCTGGCCTCCCAGCTGGAACACGCTCTGACCAGCCGGATCGTCATCGAACAGGCCAAGGGCGTCCTCGCTACGCGCATGGGTCTCCCCATGGACACGGTCTTCGATCTGCTGCGCCGCTACACGCGGTCCCGTCATCTGAGGATCGCGGACGTGGCCCGCGATGTGGTCGAGGGGCGCCCGGTACCGGACTGGCCGGACCCTTGGAGGCCGTCCGCGGGCGACGAGCTCTGA
- a CDS encoding DUF5994 family protein — MRGRRTGPTSHRIPKRGRARPVLRRPAWDEIPTRLVIDDRVVHLGSFPVGDDTVLITRGHNDHFALLMVPARASVEAARTAMARAVRADNTARAAHLLLTTRPPPGKSPLPDARQAAPANRDQSSSPADGLQGSGQSGTGRPSTTSRATSAILR; from the coding sequence ATGCGTGGGCGGAGGACCGGACCAACATCCCATCGGATACCCAAACGGGGACGCGCACGCCCCGTTCTCAGGCGTCCTGCCTGGGACGAGATCCCGACGCGCCTGGTGATCGACGACCGGGTCGTACACCTCGGCTCCTTCCCGGTCGGTGACGACACCGTCCTCATCACCCGCGGTCACAACGACCACTTCGCGCTGCTCATGGTTCCTGCGCGCGCGAGCGTCGAGGCCGCGCGCACCGCCATGGCCCGTGCGGTCCGCGCCGACAACACCGCCCGGGCCGCACACCTCCTCCTTACGACACGACCGCCGCCTGGGAAGAGCCCGCTCCCTGATGCCCGCCAAGCCGCTCCGGCCAACAGGGATCAGAGCTCGTCGCCCGCGGACGGCCTCCAAGGGTCCGGCCAGTCCGGTACCGGGCGCCCCTCGACCACATCGCGGGCCACGTCCGCGATCCTCAGATGA
- a CDS encoding hemerythrin domain-containing protein, protein MPRGQDVVAVLLKDHRTMEDLFRQMRSVEADRAGALKALAALLVAHGQAEESEVYPALKRFKKVDNDEVDQGVAEHAQGNEALLALLAVTEIGSQTWGEKLERLVEAVSRHVDEEERTILNGARQNVPDARRAELGQAFIRQREKYLAEDCGNIDHVRRVVRH, encoded by the coding sequence GTGCCCAGGGGCCAGGATGTCGTCGCGGTGCTCCTCAAGGACCACCGCACCATGGAAGACCTGTTCCGGCAGATGCGCAGCGTGGAGGCGGACCGGGCCGGCGCGCTGAAGGCCCTCGCCGCGCTGCTCGTCGCCCACGGCCAGGCGGAGGAGAGCGAGGTGTACCCGGCGCTGAAGCGGTTCAAGAAGGTCGACAACGACGAGGTGGACCAAGGCGTTGCCGAGCACGCCCAGGGCAACGAGGCACTGCTGGCTCTTCTGGCAGTCACCGAGATCGGCTCCCAGACATGGGGCGAGAAGCTGGAGAGGCTCGTCGAAGCGGTCTCCCGTCACGTCGACGAGGAGGAGCGCACCATCCTCAACGGCGCACGGCAAAACGTCCCCGACGCACGCCGCGCCGAGCTCGGTCAGGCCTTCATCAGACAGCGGGAGAAGTATCTGGCCGAGGACTGCGGGAACATCGACCACGTCCGCCGCGTCGTACGGCACTGA
- a CDS encoding DUF1003 domain-containing protein — MSEPDSTTRHHPVVVAHRSSRAGDIQLRIADAITKFAGSMVFVYLHALGFAVWMLFVESTPWPTLTLVVSLEAIFLSTFVMIGQNRQAEFQQAKADHDFVEQELELKTNTELTRAIHTMTAELHRRLMAEPGQQ, encoded by the coding sequence ATGAGCGAACCCGACAGCACGACGCGGCACCACCCGGTCGTCGTCGCCCATCGATCCAGCCGTGCCGGTGACATCCAACTGCGCATCGCTGATGCGATCACCAAGTTCGCGGGCTCCATGGTGTTCGTATATCTCCACGCGCTCGGCTTCGCTGTGTGGATGCTCTTCGTGGAATCCACACCGTGGCCCACGCTGACCCTCGTCGTGTCCCTGGAGGCGATCTTCCTTTCCACGTTCGTCATGATCGGCCAGAATCGGCAGGCGGAGTTCCAGCAGGCCAAGGCCGATCACGACTTCGTCGAGCAGGAACTGGAACTCAAGACCAACACCGAGCTGACCCGGGCCATCCACACGATGACCGCCGAACTCCACCGCCGGCTGATGGCGGAGCCCGGGCAGCAGTAG